ACAATTATTGAAGTTGCTGCAGCATTAGTCTGGATGAACATTTTTAAAGACCATAGCGGTCCGAGATTGTTATTGAACAGCTTTTTTATTGCCGCAAGTTTACTCAAGGCTTATTTTATAGTCGGTGAGTTTATGCATATTCGTTATGAAACCCGTGCATTAACCATAACTATTCTGGCACCAACCTTTTTCCTGATATGGTTTATTATCGCTTTCCTTTGGGAAGGCCAGGAATGGTTAAACAATAAAACCGACGGTCAATTTATTCAGGAAGAAATCCGGGCACCTCATCACCACGACGATGATCATGGCTCGCATGACAGCCAGGAACATAAAGATGCCGGA
This is a stretch of genomic DNA from Sphingobacteriales bacterium. It encodes these proteins:
- a CDS encoding cytochrome C oxidase subunit IV family protein, with protein sequence MAHTYDAQVYKSQVNAVYRATVWLAIITIIEVAAALVWMNIFKDHSGPRLLLNSFFIAASLLKAYFIVGEFMHIRYETRALTITILAPTFFLIWFIIAFLWEGQEWLNNKTDGQFIQEEIRAPHHHDDDHGSHDSQEHKDAGH